In Burkholderia savannae, one genomic interval encodes:
- a CDS encoding pilus assembly protein, with translation MMRFAAVLRAKRVRIVRRHSVRREAAWRRERATRGSSGVALPGVLAVTASLIVMSSAWFEIAKTEIRRTTNVASRSIAFRAADAALEACADALSSGTAPFAPAGGDATTAREPDGWRQPGAFDGGGAFRPYAGWPGAAQAPSCVIEAWKLPGRPNARAYLVTARGVGAMKDTVEWLQLQVAIDSSRIERRWRRVVGRPA, from the coding sequence ATGATGCGTTTCGCAGCCGTGCTTCGGGCAAAACGCGTGCGGATCGTTCGCCGCCATTCGGTGCGGCGCGAAGCGGCGTGGCGGCGCGAGCGCGCAACGCGCGGCTCGTCCGGTGTTGCGCTGCCAGGTGTACTTGCCGTAACGGCTTCGTTGATCGTGATGTCGTCCGCGTGGTTCGAGATTGCGAAGACGGAAATTCGGCGCACGACGAACGTCGCGAGTCGATCGATTGCATTTCGCGCAGCGGACGCCGCGCTCGAGGCGTGCGCCGATGCGCTGTCGAGCGGTACGGCGCCATTCGCCCCCGCGGGAGGCGATGCGACGACGGCACGCGAGCCGGATGGGTGGCGGCAACCGGGCGCGTTCGACGGCGGCGGCGCGTTCAGGCCATACGCCGGATGGCCGGGCGCGGCGCAGGCGCCGAGCTGCGTGATCGAAGCGTGGAAGCTGCCGGGTCGTCCCAACGCGCGCGCATACCTCGTGACCGCGCGTGGCGTGGGTGCGATGAAGGATACGGTCGAGTGGCTGCAACTGCAGGTTGCGATCGACAGCAGTCGCATCGAACGCCGTTGGCGCCGGGTTGTGGGACGGCCGGCATAG
- a CDS encoding acyl-CoA dehydrogenase: MAAATFHWDDPLLLAQQLGDDERMVRDAANAYAQDKLAPRVTQAFRHETTDTAIFREMGELGLLGPTIPEQYGGPGLGYVSYGLIAREVERVDSGYRSMMSVQSSLVMVPIFEFGSDAQKEKYLPKLATGEWIGCFGLTEPNHGSDPGGMVTRAKKVPGGYSLSGSKMWITNSPIADVFVVWAKLDEDGRDEIRGFILEKGWKGLSAPAIHGKVGLRASITGEIVLDEAFVPEENILPGVKGLRGPFTCLNSARYGIAWGALGAAESCWHTARQYVLDRKQFGRPLAANQLIQKKLADMQTEITLGLQGVLRLGRMKDEGTAAVEITSIMKRNSCGKALDIARLARDMLGGNGISDEFGVARHLVNLEVVNTYEGTHDIHALILGRAQTGIQAFF; this comes from the coding sequence ATGGCTGCCGCAACCTTTCATTGGGACGATCCGCTGCTGCTCGCCCAGCAGCTCGGCGACGACGAGCGCATGGTGCGCGACGCCGCGAACGCCTACGCGCAGGACAAGCTCGCGCCGCGCGTGACGCAGGCGTTCCGCCACGAAACCACCGATACGGCGATCTTCCGCGAGATGGGCGAGCTCGGCCTTCTCGGCCCGACGATCCCCGAACAGTACGGCGGCCCCGGTCTCGGCTACGTGAGCTACGGCCTGATCGCGCGCGAGGTCGAGCGCGTCGATTCGGGCTATCGGTCGATGATGTCGGTGCAGTCGTCGCTCGTGATGGTGCCGATCTTCGAATTCGGCTCCGACGCTCAGAAGGAAAAGTACCTGCCGAAGCTCGCCACGGGCGAATGGATCGGCTGCTTCGGCCTGACCGAGCCGAACCACGGCTCCGATCCGGGCGGCATGGTCACGCGCGCGAAGAAGGTGCCGGGCGGCTACTCGCTGTCGGGCTCGAAGATGTGGATCACGAATTCGCCGATCGCCGACGTGTTCGTCGTCTGGGCGAAGCTCGACGAGGACGGCCGCGACGAAATTCGCGGATTCATTCTCGAGAAGGGCTGGAAGGGCCTGTCGGCGCCCGCGATCCACGGCAAGGTGGGGCTGCGCGCGTCGATCACGGGCGAGATCGTGCTCGATGAAGCGTTCGTGCCCGAAGAGAACATCCTGCCGGGCGTGAAGGGCCTGCGCGGCCCGTTCACGTGCCTGAACTCGGCGCGCTACGGCATCGCGTGGGGCGCGCTCGGCGCGGCCGAATCGTGCTGGCACACCGCGCGCCAGTACGTGCTCGATCGCAAGCAGTTCGGCCGGCCGCTCGCCGCCAACCAGTTGATCCAGAAGAAGCTCGCCGACATGCAGACCGAAATCACGCTCGGCCTGCAAGGGGTGCTGCGGCTCGGCCGGATGAAGGACGAAGGCACGGCGGCCGTCGAGATCACGTCGATCATGAAGCGCAACTCGTGCGGCAAGGCGCTCGACATCGCCCGCCTCGCGCGCGACATGCTGGGCGGCAACGGCATCTCGGACGAATTCGGCGTCGCGCGCCATCTCGTGAATCTCGAGGTGGTGAATACGTACGAAGGCACGCACGACATCCACGCGCTGATTCTCGGCCGCGCGCAAACGGGCATTCAGGCGTTCTTTTGA
- a CDS encoding IclR family transcriptional regulator, protein MNFSTIDADTLDERKFVVALARGLDLLRAFRPGETMLGNRDFAERTGLPKATVNRFAYTLTVLGYLRYDDALGKYALDAGVLSLGYALLAGSDTLALARPHMQALAREIGAAVSLGCRDGLDMIYLETIRSETALTLGLASGSRLSMLTSSMGRAYLAVQPPDARAALFAELRKTAGKGRAGAALVEAAERAVGEFAVDGCCYSFRDWHGDVNAVAVPFREPREGRWLILSCSGPASSMSEDVFRNRVGPKLKALARRLGQLG, encoded by the coding sequence ATGAATTTTTCGACCATCGATGCCGACACGCTCGACGAACGCAAGTTCGTCGTCGCCCTCGCGCGGGGGCTGGATCTGCTGCGTGCGTTCAGGCCCGGCGAAACGATGCTCGGCAACCGCGACTTCGCCGAGCGGACCGGGCTGCCGAAGGCGACCGTCAACCGGTTCGCGTACACGCTCACCGTGCTCGGCTATCTGCGCTACGACGACGCGCTCGGCAAGTACGCGCTCGACGCGGGCGTGCTGTCGCTCGGCTATGCGCTGCTCGCGGGCTCCGACACGCTCGCGCTCGCGCGGCCGCACATGCAGGCGCTCGCGCGCGAGATCGGCGCGGCGGTGTCGCTCGGCTGCCGCGACGGCCTCGACATGATCTACCTCGAGACGATCCGCAGCGAGACGGCGCTGACGCTCGGGCTCGCGTCGGGGTCGCGGCTGTCGATGCTGACGAGCTCGATGGGGCGCGCGTATCTCGCCGTGCAGCCGCCCGACGCGCGCGCCGCGCTCTTCGCCGAGCTGCGCAAGACGGCGGGGAAGGGGCGGGCGGGGGCGGCGCTCGTCGAGGCGGCGGAGCGCGCGGTGGGCGAATTCGCCGTCGACGGCTGCTGCTACTCGTTTCGCGATTGGCACGGGGACGTGAACGCGGTCGCGGTGCCGTTTCGCGAGCCGCGCGAAGGGCGCTGGCTGATTCTGAGCTGCAGCGGGCCGGCGTCGTCGATGAGCGAGGACGTGTTTCGCAACCGGGTCGGCCCGAAGCTGAAGGCGCTCGCGCGGCGGCTCGGGCAACTGGGCTGA
- a CDS encoding type IV pilin protein — translation MKYVERSSHLRGFTLIEVIVALAIVAVLAALAVPSYRGHVERGNRLSAIAALYRAAQYVDAFGEGAPATLPEEMNRVPDSDNAVYALRIMFDGARGGYALEASPTANGAMRDDRCGAYVLHADGTRENRVAGANAAGRDMPNADACWRTG, via the coding sequence ATGAAGTATGTTGAACGCAGTTCGCATTTGCGCGGTTTCACGCTGATCGAAGTGATCGTCGCACTTGCGATCGTGGCCGTGCTGGCGGCGCTTGCGGTGCCGTCGTATCGCGGCCATGTCGAACGCGGGAACCGGTTGAGCGCGATTGCCGCGCTGTATCGCGCCGCGCAGTATGTCGACGCGTTCGGCGAGGGGGCGCCCGCCACATTGCCGGAAGAAATGAACCGGGTGCCCGATTCGGACAACGCCGTCTATGCGTTGCGGATCATGTTCGACGGCGCGCGTGGTGGTTATGCGCTGGAGGCGAGCCCGACCGCCAATGGTGCGATGCGGGACGACCGCTGCGGAGCCTATGTGCTGCACGCGGACGGCACGCGCGAGAATCGCGTGGCCGGAGCGAATGCTGCCGGCCGGGATATGCCGAACGCCGACGCTTGTTGGCGAACGGGTTAG
- a CDS encoding PilW family protein, whose amino-acid sequence MMRAARWRAHTLIEVMIAMALGLLILLAAISLYRVQRAAYATAAEAARLRDAAQASLALIAQQIQIAGFVPLDAHDALPVQGLFGCVAGRPVGADGQLACDPLANGSDGLVVRYVGDGNSTWPTTSGQATDCLGQGVGAADGKPVIVNRFYARVSTSTGEPELYCEGSGRPGIAQPLVEGVERLRLRYRLSGAVQWTDASALTAADWAHVAAVAVCVQVRGMRTGRLVRYVDCEGRTSSAQDTRTRFSLRRYVAVRNRESA is encoded by the coding sequence ATGATGCGAGCGGCGCGTTGGCGTGCCCACACGCTGATCGAGGTGATGATCGCAATGGCGCTCGGCTTGCTGATCCTGCTGGCCGCGATCTCGCTCTATCGCGTGCAGCGGGCCGCCTATGCAACGGCGGCAGAGGCCGCGCGGTTGCGCGACGCTGCACAGGCATCGCTCGCGCTGATTGCCCAGCAGATCCAGATCGCGGGCTTCGTGCCGCTCGACGCGCACGATGCGCTGCCCGTGCAGGGGCTGTTCGGCTGTGTCGCGGGAAGGCCTGTCGGAGCCGACGGGCAACTCGCATGCGATCCGCTCGCGAACGGCTCCGACGGCCTCGTCGTCCGCTACGTCGGTGACGGCAATTCCACTTGGCCGACGACGAGCGGCCAAGCGACGGACTGTCTCGGCCAGGGCGTCGGCGCTGCCGACGGAAAGCCGGTGATCGTCAATCGCTTCTACGCGCGCGTCAGCACATCGACGGGCGAGCCGGAGCTGTACTGCGAGGGCAGCGGTAGGCCCGGCATCGCACAGCCGCTTGTCGAGGGCGTCGAGCGCTTGCGTTTGCGCTACCGGCTGAGCGGTGCAGTGCAGTGGACCGATGCGTCGGCTTTGACCGCCGCGGATTGGGCGCATGTGGCCGCCGTGGCCGTTTGCGTGCAAGTGCGGGGCATGCGCACGGGGCGACTCGTGCGTTACGTCGATTGCGAAGGGCGAACGTCGAGCGCGCAGGACACGCGCACGAGGTTCTCGTTGCGACGGTATGTTGCCGTTCGCAATCGAGAAAGCGCATGA
- a CDS encoding MBL fold metallo-hydrolase gives MAGDKKFASQADLTEKQVTFERLSEHAYAYTAQGDPNTGIIIGDDAVLVADTQATPVMAEDVIRRIREVTDKPIKYVLLTHYHAVRVLGASAYGADHVIASQDTYELIVERGAADMKSEIERFPRLFRSVESVPGLTWPTLTFKGEMTLRLGKLEVKIMQLGRGHTKGDTVVWLPQEKVLLSGDLVEYGATPYAGDAYFQDWPATLDAIAALEPEKLVPGRGAALKTREEVADGLAGTRAFVSELYAKVKSGAASGKDLNAIYKETYAALKPKFGDWVIFDHCMPFDVTRAFDEATQHPDPRIWTAERDKEMWHTLEG, from the coding sequence ATGGCGGGTGACAAGAAATTTGCATCGCAGGCGGACCTGACCGAGAAGCAGGTGACGTTCGAGCGCCTGTCCGAGCATGCGTACGCGTATACGGCGCAAGGCGATCCGAACACGGGGATCATCATCGGCGACGACGCGGTGCTCGTCGCCGACACGCAGGCGACGCCCGTAATGGCCGAGGACGTAATCCGCCGAATCCGCGAAGTCACCGACAAGCCGATCAAGTACGTGCTGCTCACGCACTATCACGCGGTGCGCGTGCTGGGCGCATCCGCGTACGGCGCCGACCACGTGATCGCGAGCCAGGACACGTACGAGCTCATCGTCGAGCGCGGCGCGGCCGACATGAAGAGCGAGATCGAGCGCTTTCCGCGCCTGTTCCGCTCGGTCGAATCGGTGCCCGGCCTCACGTGGCCGACGCTCACGTTCAAGGGCGAGATGACGCTCCGGCTCGGCAAGCTCGAAGTGAAGATCATGCAGCTCGGGCGCGGGCACACGAAGGGCGACACGGTCGTCTGGCTGCCGCAGGAGAAGGTGCTGCTGTCGGGCGACCTCGTCGAGTACGGCGCGACGCCGTACGCGGGCGACGCGTACTTCCAGGACTGGCCGGCGACGCTCGACGCGATCGCGGCGCTCGAGCCCGAGAAGCTCGTGCCGGGCCGCGGCGCGGCGCTGAAGACGCGCGAGGAAGTCGCGGACGGGCTCGCCGGCACGCGCGCGTTCGTGAGCGAGCTGTACGCGAAGGTGAAGTCGGGTGCGGCGTCGGGCAAGGACCTGAACGCGATCTACAAGGAAACGTACGCGGCGCTCAAGCCGAAGTTCGGCGATTGGGTGATTTTCGATCACTGCATGCCGTTCGACGTGACGCGCGCGTTCGACGAGGCCACGCAGCATCCGGACCCGCGGATCTGGACGGCCGAGCGCGACAAGGAAATGTGGCACACCCTCGAAGGCTGA
- a CDS encoding GspH/FimT family protein: MRAEGCGRATAGFMLVELMVVLVLVALVATLAAPTFAGARMRDRIDARARVFGASLAYARGEAVRLGMRVMLCRSDAAARCIAAGRPCDDGATDWSCGWAVAVADGERGTRVLRRIVRDAQVAVTGAGGDVVFTPPAGQVIGGFRSFEFAPSDASDAWRGDRWRRCLRIAAGGRVRLSEGGCGAST, encoded by the coding sequence ATGCGAGCGGAAGGTTGCGGGCGAGCGACGGCGGGTTTCATGCTCGTCGAATTGATGGTCGTGCTCGTGCTGGTTGCACTTGTTGCGACGTTGGCCGCGCCAACGTTCGCCGGCGCGCGCATGCGCGACCGGATCGACGCACGTGCGCGCGTGTTCGGCGCATCGCTCGCGTATGCGCGAGGGGAGGCGGTCAGGCTCGGCATGCGCGTCATGCTGTGCCGCAGCGACGCTGCCGCGAGATGCATCGCGGCGGGGCGGCCGTGCGACGACGGAGCGACCGACTGGTCGTGCGGCTGGGCCGTGGCCGTCGCGGACGGCGAGCGCGGAACGCGCGTCTTGCGACGCATTGTGCGCGACGCTCAGGTGGCCGTGACGGGCGCGGGCGGCGACGTCGTATTTACGCCGCCTGCGGGCCAAGTAATCGGCGGCTTCCGGAGTTTCGAGTTCGCGCCGAGCGATGCGTCTGACGCGTGGCGCGGCGACCGTTGGCGACGCTGTTTGCGGATCGCGGCAGGCGGTCGCGTACGGCTTTCCGAGGGCGGTTGCGGAGCGTCGACATGA
- a CDS encoding peroxiredoxin, protein MSLRLGDTAPDFEQDSSLGRIKFHGWLGNSWGVLFSHPADYTPVCTTELGLTAKLKGEFEKRNVKVIALSVDSVESHKGWIDDINETQATSVGFPIIADGDRKVSELYDMIHPNANETLTVRSLFVIDPNKKVRLIITYPASTGRNFDEVLRVIDSLQLTDNYKVATPGNWKDGDDVVIVPSLQDPEELKQRFPKGFKAVRPYLRLTPQPNK, encoded by the coding sequence ATGAGTCTACGTCTTGGCGACACCGCGCCGGATTTCGAGCAGGATTCGAGCCTCGGTCGCATCAAATTCCATGGATGGCTCGGCAACAGTTGGGGCGTCCTGTTCTCGCATCCGGCCGACTACACGCCCGTCTGCACGACGGAGCTCGGCCTGACCGCGAAGCTCAAGGGCGAATTCGAGAAGCGCAACGTGAAGGTGATTGCGCTGTCGGTCGACAGCGTCGAGTCGCACAAGGGCTGGATCGACGACATCAACGAGACCCAGGCGACGAGCGTCGGCTTCCCGATCATCGCCGACGGCGACCGCAAAGTTTCCGAGCTGTACGACATGATTCATCCGAACGCGAACGAGACGCTCACCGTGCGCTCGCTATTCGTGATCGACCCGAACAAGAAGGTGCGCCTCATCATCACCTACCCGGCAAGCACCGGCCGCAATTTCGACGAAGTGCTGCGCGTCATCGACTCGCTGCAATTGACCGACAACTACAAGGTCGCGACGCCCGGCAACTGGAAGGATGGCGACGACGTCGTGATCGTGCCGTCGCTGCAGGACCCGGAAGAGCTGAAGCAGCGCTTCCCGAAGGGCTTCAAGGCGGTGCGTCCGTACCTGCGCCTGACGCCGCAGCCGAACAAGTGA
- a CDS encoding DUF3318 domain-containing protein translates to MSAAQYRALRKELLILRSDVERLELAQAGAELRQSVTHFKWLKFLVPGVSGGSLGKSARNVNATLGALVSQYPLLSSLASVVLAKPMRALLRASARPALKWGAVGFAVWEAYQIWRQAKSSDDSSAPSDAPAPRDRRA, encoded by the coding sequence ATGAGCGCGGCCCAGTACCGCGCGCTACGCAAGGAACTGCTGATCCTGCGCTCCGACGTCGAGCGCCTGGAACTCGCACAGGCGGGCGCCGAGCTGCGCCAGTCCGTCACGCATTTCAAGTGGCTGAAGTTCCTCGTGCCCGGCGTGTCGGGCGGCTCGCTCGGCAAGTCGGCGAGGAACGTGAACGCGACGCTCGGCGCGCTCGTCAGCCAGTATCCGTTGTTGAGCTCGCTCGCATCCGTCGTGCTGGCGAAGCCCATGCGGGCGCTGCTGCGGGCAAGCGCGCGCCCCGCACTCAAATGGGGTGCCGTCGGCTTCGCGGTGTGGGAGGCGTATCAGATCTGGAGGCAGGCGAAGAGCAGCGACGACTCATCCGCCCCATCCGACGCGCCGGCGCCGCGCGATCGGCGTGCGTAG
- a CDS encoding GFA family protein, with the protein MPGSESLEGGCACGAIRYRIAGVPADAGFCHCRLCQRTTGAAVLAWATVPIGAFEYVKGAPRVFASSAWGERRFCAQCGAQLEYRRSDAPTTVEVNYATLDDPSVIRPKAHTWYASRIPGLEVAGDLAVRDDGDH; encoded by the coding sequence ATGCCGGGCTCGGAATCGTTGGAAGGCGGGTGCGCGTGCGGCGCGATTCGTTACCGGATCGCCGGCGTGCCCGCCGACGCGGGTTTCTGCCATTGTCGGCTGTGCCAGCGGACGACGGGCGCCGCCGTGCTCGCATGGGCGACGGTGCCGATCGGCGCGTTCGAGTATGTGAAGGGCGCGCCGCGCGTGTTTGCGTCGAGCGCGTGGGGCGAGCGGCGCTTTTGCGCGCAGTGCGGCGCGCAGCTCGAATATCGGCGCTCGGATGCGCCCACGACGGTCGAGGTCAACTACGCGACGCTCGACGATCCGTCGGTGATTCGGCCGAAAGCGCACACGTGGTACGCGAGCCGTATTCCGGGGCTCGAAGTGGCGGGCGATCTGGCGGTGCGCGACGACGGCGACCATTGA
- a CDS encoding EAL domain-containing protein, producing the protein MVPPTIPELVARAGKLPFLCDHLALEDGAQSAYAHLRDLRLASVYEPIYDVSMPGAPQSTSLTDAIERYGDELGFQAVTYLGGAPFDPIDAVADDQELVALDRLARSLHAINFFGAQRHGLLFLRVHERLLKSVKYDHGKHFSTVLKGFGLPPERVVIELPAAAVAHKTFLGYLTKSYQHYGFKVADKLPDPGRILAVESDMARPDYIKMDAAIALREGMVKALVGYAQRVRIPLIFDHVVDETQFELLRQYDVRLVQGPVFSQPAAV; encoded by the coding sequence ATGGTTCCGCCCACCATTCCCGAGCTCGTCGCCCGCGCGGGCAAGCTGCCGTTCCTGTGCGACCACCTCGCGCTCGAGGACGGCGCACAAAGCGCGTACGCGCACCTTCGCGACCTGAGGCTGGCGAGCGTCTACGAGCCGATCTACGACGTGTCGATGCCGGGTGCGCCGCAATCGACGTCGCTCACCGACGCGATCGAGCGCTACGGCGACGAACTGGGTTTCCAGGCGGTCACGTACCTGGGCGGCGCGCCGTTCGATCCGATCGACGCCGTCGCCGACGATCAGGAGCTCGTCGCGCTCGACCGGCTCGCGCGCAGCCTGCACGCGATCAACTTCTTCGGCGCGCAGCGGCACGGGCTGCTGTTCCTGCGCGTGCACGAGCGGCTGTTGAAGAGCGTCAAGTACGACCACGGCAAGCACTTCTCGACGGTGCTCAAGGGGTTCGGGCTGCCGCCCGAGCGCGTCGTGATCGAGCTGCCGGCCGCGGCCGTCGCGCACAAGACGTTCCTCGGCTATCTGACGAAGAGTTATCAGCACTACGGCTTCAAGGTCGCCGACAAGCTGCCCGATCCGGGACGCATCCTCGCCGTCGAGTCGGACATGGCGCGGCCGGACTACATCAAGATGGATGCGGCGATCGCGCTGCGCGAAGGGATGGTGAAGGCGCTCGTCGGCTATGCGCAGCGCGTGCGCATTCCGCTCATCTTCGATCACGTCGTCGACGAAACGCAGTTCGAGCTGCTGCGTCAGTACGACGTGCGGCTCGTGCAAGGGCCGGTGTTCTCGCAGCCGGCCGCGGTCTGA
- a CDS encoding DUF883 family protein codes for MSEVNKEKLMSDIKTVLADAEDLLKQAASSTGDRATELREKALTRLKQAKEKAADVQVVVVEKGKKAARATDDYVHEHPWTSIGIAAGVGVLVGLLINRK; via the coding sequence ATGTCTGAAGTCAACAAGGAGAAACTGATGTCGGATATCAAAACTGTTCTCGCGGACGCGGAAGACCTGCTGAAGCAGGCCGCGAGCAGCACGGGCGACCGTGCGACCGAGCTGCGCGAGAAGGCGCTCACGCGCCTGAAGCAGGCGAAGGAGAAGGCGGCCGACGTTCAGGTGGTCGTGGTCGAAAAAGGCAAGAAGGCGGCGCGCGCCACCGACGATTACGTACACGAGCATCCGTGGACGTCGATCGGCATCGCGGCCGGCGTCGGCGTGCTGGTCGGCCTCTTGATCAATCGCAAGTAA
- a CDS encoding phage holin family protein, with product MTTETSSHQSAHGPLRRLLGSVFALLQTRLELVGIELAEEKERLMGVLFLGLAAMMLATMALISLTVLVTIAFWDTYRWQSLAVITALYALGALFCGLKARSGLRNAPVVFEATLNELEKDRELFRGKS from the coding sequence ATGACGACAGAAACCTCATCGCATCAGTCCGCGCACGGACCGCTGCGCCGCCTGCTCGGCTCCGTGTTCGCGCTCCTGCAGACCCGGCTGGAACTCGTCGGCATCGAGCTCGCCGAGGAGAAGGAGCGCCTGATGGGCGTGCTCTTCCTCGGACTCGCCGCAATGATGCTCGCGACGATGGCACTCATCAGCCTCACGGTGCTCGTCACGATCGCGTTCTGGGACACCTACCGCTGGCAGTCGCTCGCCGTCATCACCGCGCTCTACGCGCTCGGCGCGCTCTTCTGCGGACTGAAGGCGCGCTCGGGACTACGCAATGCGCCCGTCGTGTTCGAGGCGACGCTGAACGAACTGGAAAAGGACCGCGAGCTGTTCCGCGGCAAGTCGTGA
- a CDS encoding type IV pilus modification PilV family protein produces MMRFRPMRGSSLLEVAIACALLAIAALGVIAAFLATIRGERDAAAREQAMLVADSWAEMARAGGPSGVDWDLSMSRLRHGRLVATSGGAGTASVRVEWQRSGAVAVEPLRCEGDVAASRDGDRQCVALAYVSTERS; encoded by the coding sequence ATGATGCGATTTCGGCCGATGCGCGGGAGCTCGTTGCTCGAGGTGGCGATCGCATGCGCGCTGCTCGCGATCGCGGCGCTTGGCGTAATCGCCGCTTTTCTCGCGACGATACGCGGCGAACGCGACGCCGCGGCGCGCGAGCAGGCGATGCTCGTCGCCGATTCGTGGGCGGAGATGGCGCGAGCCGGCGGGCCGTCGGGCGTCGATTGGGACCTGTCGATGTCACGTTTGCGTCACGGGAGGCTCGTCGCGACGAGCGGAGGCGCCGGCACTGCTAGCGTGCGCGTCGAATGGCAACGCTCCGGAGCGGTTGCGGTGGAGCCGTTGCGCTGTGAAGGCGATGTTGCGGCTTCGCGTGACGGCGACAGGCAATGCGTGGCGCTCGCGTATGTATCGACGGAGCGCTCATGA